The genomic DNA TGCCTAAGCGATGGGCGAGGCTCAAGTCGGCGGCGGTCAATGCGATGGTATCGGTCAGCGGGATGATGCGGGTCTTGCCCATCTGGGCGATAGCCGCGAGGGCTTCTTCCTCACTGCGTTGGCGCTTGATGATCTTGTAGACTTCGTAGAGAACAATTGCCGGGGTGACGACGGTGGGAAGATGC from Candidatus Omnitrophota bacterium includes the following:
- a CDS encoding type II toxin-antitoxin system VapC family toxin, with the translated sequence MLIDSSGWLEFFTEGPLASEYAAHLKHLPTVVTPAIVLYEVYKIIKRQRSEEEALAAIAQMGKTRIIPLTDTIALTAADLSLAHRLGMADAIIYATALTEGVKVVTSAADLALLPDVTYLKKP